GGCGGGCGTCCACGCCGTGGGTCAAAAGCAGAGTCGGCAGGCGGTGCGGGGGGAGGCGGTCGAGGAGGCGGGGATGGGTGATGATGAGGCGGTCGAGGCGGGGAAAGAGTTTTTCTTCACAGCGGCGCAGGGTGGGGCCATCCCAGCCGGGCCAGGCGGCGTAGTCATCGAGGCAGTAGTAGACCCAGCGGCGGGCGGGGACCCGGCCAGGCAAGTCGGCGACGAGGGGCAGCGTGGTCAGGACGACGGGAGGTTCGGGCCAAGCGGGCAGGGAGCGGAGGAACTGGCGGGTGTTGAACCGGCGTGCCCAGCAGGAGCGGAAGGCGGGCCAGAGGAGGGGCCGGAGAACCCGGGGAGCGGCGGCAGGGGAGCTGACAGGCGCTTGCCACCAGCGGCGGAGCTGTTCCCAGGCGCGGCGGAGGTTTTGGACATTCCATTGCCAGCGGCGCAGGCCGATGACTTCGACCCAGGTCACCGCGGTGCGGTCCAGCAGACGGCGGATGAGATGCTGGCAACTGGAGGGGTGGCGGCCCCAAGGATCGGAGAAGACGAGGAGCGGGGGAAGCGGTGCGGGCGAGGGGGCATTCACGGCTCACTCCTGGTCCGGCAGCGGAGCGGGGCAGGAGGGGGGGTCTGGCGGCGGGACGGCGGAAAGGGCGGGGTCTGCTGACTGATTGCTGTCAGCAGAGGGTGATGGGGCGGTGCGGAAGCGCAGGACGCGGGCGGGAACTCCGGCAGCCACGGCGAAGTCCGGCAGAGGACGGGTGACCACGGCCCCGGCGCCGACCACACATCCCCGGCCCACATCCGCCAGGACGATGGCTCCGGCGCCGATCCAAGAGCCAGCGCCCACGCGCACCAGCCGCCGCTCGCCCCCCTGCTCCCGGATGGGCCGGCTGGGATCCTCGAAGGCGTGGGTGTGTCCGCCGGAGGGGATCAGGACGTGCCCGGCCAGGAGGACATCCCGTTCCAGGTGGACCAGTCCCAGGAGGCAGCGCGGGCCGACGTAGACGTTCTCTTCCAGCACCGCGCCGCATTGGGAGAAGAGCGTGCCGAACTCCACAAGCACACTGGAGTGACAATGGGCCAGCACCTGCTGGAGGAAGGCGCGGCGGAGGTACTGGCCGGTGATGCCCGGCAGGAGGGACAGAAGCTGAGAGGCGGACTCCAGGGCGCGATCCGGCCCGAAGAGGCCGCTCTGGAGACGGTAGAGGAGGAGCAGAGGCAGCACCAGAATCAGAGCCAGGGCGCGGGCAGCGGCTTTGAGCCAGCGTTTGAGGGGGTTCCCGGCGCGCGGCGGTGTCCCATCCCTGTCACCCTTCCCGTGCACGGTTACGCTCCGAATGCAGAGTTGGCACTGGGGCGAAAGAAGGTTTTGCTCCACCCCCGAAAGCCCAGGGCGGCGGATGATTTTTTGGCTGCCAAGGATTCCGACATGAGGTATTATAGGAGCAATGCGTTGGTCAGGACCGGCCACGGTGGCGGTGTCGGCGCAGCAGCCAACGGATGGGAGGTCAACGCCCATGACCGACCCAATTCTCGAACGCTTCGCTCAGAGCTGCGGGATGCAGCAGGCGCTGGAGCTGCGCATTCATTTGCACGACGGAGACAAGCTGGCGGAAGGGGAGATCGAGTCGCCGTTCGTGCTGGTGGGGCGGGATGATGCCTGCGATGTAACACTGACGGACCCGGAGGTGGACCCGCGGCATTTGTGGCTGCAAGTGCTGGAGGGGCAGGTTTACGCGGTGGATTTGGGGAGCCGGGCGGGACTGCTTTGGTCCGATGGGCGGCGGGGGTCGGGCTGGCTGCGGCAGGATCGTTCCCTGAGTGTGGGTCCGTTCGTGCTGATGTTGCAAAGGCCGCCGGCGGAGTTGGCCGAGAGCGAGGCGTTCCCGGAGGAGTACCAGCCGCTGCAATCGGATGCGACCCTGGCCTGGCACTTCCCGACCGCGGTGCTGGAGTTCCGTAACGGCAAGCGGGCGCGGGACCGCTGGCAGGTGAACCGACGGCTGACGCTCATTGGCCGAGCGCCGGAGTGCAAGATCCGCCTGTCCGCCGAGGACATCAGCCGCTATCACTGCGGCCTGGTCTTCACGGCCAGCGGTTTGTGGATCGTGGACCTGTCCGGCCGGGGCGTGGTGGTGAACGGGGAGCGGATGCGGGTGTCGCCGCTGGCAGACGGGGCAGACTTGTGGGTGGGGCGCTTCCGCATCGGGGTGCAGGTGGGCGCCCCAGCAGCGGGGTCAAGGGGAAGCGAGAGGCCGCCAGGGGTGACATCCGCCGGGCCAGGCAGGCCGGCCTCTC
This portion of the Thermogemmata fonticola genome encodes:
- a CDS encoding glycosyltransferase, which codes for MNAPSPAPLPPLLVFSDPWGRHPSSCQHLIRRLLDRTAVTWVEVIGLRRWQWNVQNLRRAWEQLRRWWQAPVSSPAAAPRVLRPLLWPAFRSCWARRFNTRQFLRSLPAWPEPPVVLTTLPLVADLPGRVPARRWVYYCLDDYAAWPGWDGPTLRRCEEKLFPRLDRLIITHPRLLDRLPPHRLPTLLLTHGVDARRFQHPPAAWQPPLAIPPPWIIYWGLIDQRLDPACLHALSRALQRCPTGGSLLLLGPQDAPPRDLTQLSNLYMLPAVPYEDLPAVGAAAAVLIAPYRDNPLTQAMQPLKFLEYLATGKPVVARRLPALQPWADAADLADTPQQFARLVLERLRSGLPPQQQAARLRLPAETWEAKAELLARWLFAD
- a CDS encoding acyltransferase; translation: MHGKGDRDGTPPRAGNPLKRWLKAAARALALILVLPLLLLYRLQSGLFGPDRALESASQLLSLLPGITGQYLRRAFLQQVLAHCHSSVLVEFGTLFSQCGAVLEENVYVGPRCLLGLVHLERDVLLAGHVLIPSGGHTHAFEDPSRPIREQGGERRLVRVGAGSWIGAGAIVLADVGRGCVVGAGAVVTRPLPDFAVAAGVPARVLRFRTAPSPSADSNQSADPALSAVPPPDPPSCPAPLPDQE